aagaaaaggaAGTGAGAAGTGAGCAGCATTGTGGCGTATTCGATTCATGCAATTACTAGTAACTAAAGAAAGCATCGGAGCAATCTGTCTATACTGAATGCAAAATCCATCAGTTGTAGACCTGACATTTGTTCACTGAATTCTTTCATTTAAATCCAAGACTTTGGGGATTTTTAGTATATAACCATAACAAGTAGATGTAGGGTCATGTTCCCATGAGCTCTCCACATATATTTGCCTTGTACTGATCACTTGACCAAATCAATGTTCAATGCTATACTAAAATAACTTGGCCAAATAAATATACAACTAACATAAGCTTACACGCAATCTCGACTACAACGACAACGATGTGTATTCCTTATTGTATGGTGCTAGAGGCATCGCTGGTGGCTCCCACTAGGAGTCACCGTtaggcaaattttttttttttttttgtttggtttttttttcaaatcattttttaacacctttaaatatttttaaaaaatatataaaatttataataatattaaataattttttcttaattattaagaaaaaaataaaaaaaggtcaaCGGGAGCCACCAGTGATGGCCAAAGCATTATCCTTCCTTATTCTATCACGAaacatcatattattaaaaataaatagaaaaataatataaaatctcTACTCATTTCAAAAGCTTGAGCTAATGAAAAAAGAATTAGATTTAACACTTCCTTTACTTACGGCCAGACTCTCTTTCAATGTGTAGtctaaaacataaaatatttaattaaataaaattaagcgCAGAGTAGAATTTTAAACTCCGAACCTTTACttcaatattatataaattgaaCATGTAGTTCAAAAGTTTAATTTCCAAAATCTCGGAGCATTATTGAGGACAATAATTCACATAACAATAAAACATGATGAGCATTCATTCAACTTTGACTATCATTATGTTTTTTTATCCACCCCATCCCTTTGTTTCCTTGATAAGCCTGAGGTTTTTGCCTTTTCTACCTGAaattgtcttcttctttttatttttttctaatttcaaaTGCATCGATGAAGTATCAGACCATCAACGTATACCAAACTTTGGAAAGCCAAAGAGACAGACAAATCATATTGTTTATACAACAGATTAACATTCGTATCCAAAACCACAAAAATCACAGccacaagtaaaataaaacttaaaccTGGATTCAGTCATATCtggaaataaaaattctatttgcagtactttttttatattttttatacactctacTAATGTAATGGGTTaggctatttttttaatataaaattaaaaattttatggataattatttttacatacttCTTAAGCAtcctattaatgtgattggttgtaatatctttttttagtataaaagaatatgtaaaaaataactgtatataaaataattattttaataaaatatattaataaaatatataaaaataattatgtgaaGCAAAACTTCGAGTATATGTAAAAGATCTGTAAAAGATCCTCCAGAAGTAACGGCCATAATCTATTCTATGTATATTCATTCACAAGGCGTTGCTGAATTCACATCTGTAAAAGCCTGTGAATAAGACAGCAGTTAACAGTAACATACACCAAAACTCCGCTAAAAAACATCTCTCACCACCGCAATCATATTCTCATGTCCCTTCGTTCGTCATTCCACGTAAACCTCAGACCCATTATTGACATTTGAACTTCTCCCACTTCTCTTTATAAGACTttcgctctctctccctcctctccctctccatAAGCTCCATAAGCTTAACTtaatctctctgtctctgttaGCTGCAACAGAGTACCCTACTGCCGTATACAAAGCTCAAGACTTTCTCTCCCTTGCTCTATCTGTTCCATGGGTTTTCCGGTGGGCTACACGGAGCTTCTCCTCCCGAAGCTCTTTCTCCACACGCTTTCGGTTCTGGGTTTCCTCAGAAAGTTTATCTCCACCCTGTTTCGCTATCTGGGTCTCGGGGACTTTCTGGAGCATGACATTTCGTGGCCTGACACGCCTGCCCGAATCCCTGAATTCCACTCCGTGTCGGCTGTTCTGATCCGGGAAATCCTTCCGGTGGTGAGGTTCTCGGAGCTGGTGGACCCGCCGGATTCCTGCGCCGTCTGCCTGTACGAGTTCGAGTCCGAGGACGAGATCCGAAGGCTCACCAACTGCCGCCACATCTTCCACAAGGGCTGCCTCGACCGTTGGATGGGGTACGAGCAGAAGACGTGCCCTCTGTGCCGAACACCCTTTATTCCGGACGATATGCAAGGAACTATTAACGAGAGGCTCTGGGCTGCTTCTGGGA
This Carya illinoinensis cultivar Pawnee chromosome 11, C.illinoinensisPawnee_v1, whole genome shotgun sequence DNA region includes the following protein-coding sequences:
- the LOC122282921 gene encoding brassinosteroid-responsive RING protein 1-like, producing the protein MGFPVGYTELLLPKLFLHTLSVLGFLRKFISTLFRYLGLGDFLEHDISWPDTPARIPEFHSVSAVLIREILPVVRFSELVDPPDSCAVCLYEFESEDEIRRLTNCRHIFHKGCLDRWMGYEQKTCPLCRTPFIPDDMQGTINERLWAASGIPEFYGDYSHLTGW